Proteins encoded in a region of the Isosphaeraceae bacterium EP7 genome:
- a CDS encoding methyltransferase: MQPAKLDPTPLFDLFRGNYATELLTSAVAHFDVFGTLADGPIGFEAFCEELGLASRPANVLVTALRAMGLIAVNKAGQLKATELGSTFLVPAVGHDIGGYLGLAAKSPGVVEMVERLRTNRPANAEEGEPGAAFIFREGLASAMELEVEARTLTLALAGRARNVAPVLADVYPLDGVSTLLDVAGGSGLYGIAWLLRHPDLRVILWDRPEVLKVAAELAAEHGVADRLDLVAGDMFSDPVPAGADAILLSNVLHDWDVPECRMLVNKCAEALGPGGRLLIHDVFLDDDQGGPLPIALYSAALFTTTEGRAYSRAEYAGWLTDAGLEPAQSVATRVHCGVLPATKSGAA; the protein is encoded by the coding sequence ATGCAGCCAGCGAAGCTCGATCCGACGCCCCTCTTCGACCTCTTCCGGGGGAACTATGCCACCGAACTGCTGACCTCGGCGGTGGCCCACTTCGACGTGTTCGGAACGCTGGCGGATGGCCCGATCGGCTTCGAAGCGTTCTGCGAGGAACTCGGACTGGCGTCCCGTCCTGCCAATGTTCTGGTCACGGCGCTCCGGGCCATGGGCCTGATTGCGGTCAACAAAGCTGGCCAGCTTAAGGCAACGGAGCTGGGCTCGACGTTCCTGGTCCCCGCGGTCGGGCACGACATCGGCGGTTATCTGGGCCTGGCGGCGAAGTCGCCCGGTGTGGTCGAGATGGTCGAGCGGCTGCGGACGAACCGGCCGGCAAACGCCGAGGAAGGGGAGCCTGGCGCGGCGTTCATCTTCCGCGAGGGCCTGGCCTCGGCCATGGAACTCGAGGTCGAGGCGCGTACGCTCACGCTGGCCCTCGCGGGACGGGCCCGCAACGTGGCGCCCGTGCTGGCGGACGTCTATCCGCTCGACGGGGTGAGCACCTTGCTCGATGTCGCCGGCGGTTCTGGACTTTATGGAATCGCCTGGCTCCTGCGGCATCCGGACCTGCGTGTGATCCTCTGGGACCGGCCCGAGGTCCTGAAGGTTGCCGCCGAGCTGGCCGCCGAGCATGGCGTGGCCGACCGGCTCGACCTGGTCGCGGGCGACATGTTCAGCGACCCGGTCCCGGCCGGGGCCGACGCGATCCTCCTTTCCAACGTGCTGCACGACTGGGACGTTCCCGAGTGCCGCATGCTCGTGAACAAATGCGCCGAGGCCCTGGGTCCGGGGGGCCGACTCTTGATCCACGACGTGTTTCTGGACGACGACCAGGGCGGCCCGTTGCCGATCGCGCTTTACTCGGCGGCCTTGTTTACCACCACCGAAGGCCGGGCCTATAGCCGCGCGGAATACGCCGGCTGGCTCACGGACGCGGGTCTTGAGCCGGCCCAGAGTGTCGCGACGCGGGTCCACTGCGGGGTCTTGCCCGCGACGAAGTCGGGTGCGGCCTGA
- a CDS encoding PIG-L deacetylase family protein, translating into MADPLRLMVVGAHPDDADYKAGGLAALYLERGHEVLFISVTNGESGHHRISGPELVERRRAEAAEAGRRAGLTYEVWDNPDGRLVADLPRREALIRSIRRFKPDLLLTHRPNDYHPDHRQTSLMVQDAAYLLTVPPICPDVPHLRRDPVIAYLSDTFSRPYPFHPTVALDIGAAWDRKISMLDAHVSQFYEWLPYNMRIEDSVPADAAARRSGLEEWMRTGSLELAGRIRSKLVATYGPDRGASATLVEAFEGCEYGAPLDEPAIARLFPMLPTGDEVTR; encoded by the coding sequence ATGGCCGACCCGCTGCGTCTGATGGTCGTCGGGGCGCATCCCGACGACGCCGATTACAAGGCGGGGGGCCTCGCGGCGCTCTATCTGGAGCGAGGGCATGAGGTCCTGTTCATCTCGGTGACCAACGGCGAGTCGGGCCATCATCGGATCAGCGGCCCCGAGCTCGTCGAGCGGCGGCGGGCCGAGGCGGCCGAGGCGGGGCGTCGGGCGGGACTGACCTACGAGGTCTGGGACAATCCCGACGGTCGTCTCGTCGCCGATCTGCCCCGGCGCGAGGCCCTGATCCGGTCCATCCGCCGGTTCAAGCCCGACCTGCTGCTGACCCATCGACCCAACGATTATCACCCCGACCACCGCCAGACGAGCCTGATGGTGCAGGACGCTGCCTACCTGCTGACAGTGCCGCCGATCTGCCCCGACGTGCCGCACCTGCGCCGCGACCCGGTGATCGCCTATCTTTCGGACACATTCAGCCGCCCCTATCCGTTCCACCCGACGGTCGCCCTCGACATTGGCGCGGCCTGGGATCGTAAGATCTCGATGCTCGACGCCCACGTCTCGCAATTCTACGAGTGGCTGCCCTACAACATGCGAATCGAGGACAGCGTCCCGGCCGATGCGGCGGCACGTCGCTCGGGCCTCGAAGAATGGATGAGGACGGGTTCGCTCGAGCTTGCAGGGCGGATCAGATCAAAACTGGTCGCAACCTACGGTCCCGATCGAGGGGCCTCGGCCACGCTGGTGGAGGCGTTCGAGGGGTGCGAGTACGGGGCCCCGCTGGACGAGCCGGCGATTGCAAGGCTGTTCCCGATGCTACCCACGGGCGACGAAGTGACCCGGTAA
- a CDS encoding M20 family metallopeptidase yields MDAVTRLLSDLVSIPSVNPMGRSLKGPDFLETRIGDYLDSYFRDLGVSYTREPVAPGRDNIIARFEPPGSRSTLLFDAHQDTVPVDGMTIPPFEPSIRDGRLYGRGSVDIKGGLAAMLAAFSRLVRERPEGAATVIMACTVDEEFTHIGSSALALNTRGADLAVIAEPTLLDLVDRHKGAVRWKIRTAGVACHSSTPHLGDNAIYRMAGVLDALAEYAGELARSEPDKVLGPPSLSVGRIDGGLSVNVVPDWCEIDIDRRLIPGETGPDAIGRAESYVKAHIARPDLVEFLPPWVNMPALCPDAERLGPWLNPLKAAIQSIRGVAPSVHGVPFGTDAGPIGATGLPCVVFGPGDIAQAHTKDEWVDLDQVRAAAEIYHAMAIEVGRAGR; encoded by the coding sequence TTGGATGCCGTCACGCGTCTGCTCTCGGATCTCGTCTCGATCCCCAGCGTCAACCCGATGGGGAGATCCCTGAAGGGGCCGGACTTCCTGGAGACGAGGATCGGAGACTACCTCGACTCGTACTTCCGCGACCTCGGCGTCTCCTACACACGCGAGCCGGTCGCCCCGGGCCGCGACAACATCATCGCCCGGTTCGAGCCGCCCGGTTCAAGGTCGACGCTGCTCTTCGACGCCCACCAGGACACGGTGCCCGTCGACGGCATGACGATCCCTCCGTTCGAGCCCTCGATCCGCGACGGCCGGCTGTACGGCCGGGGCTCCGTCGACATCAAAGGGGGCCTGGCGGCCATGCTCGCCGCGTTCTCCAGGCTGGTGCGCGAACGCCCCGAGGGGGCTGCCACGGTCATCATGGCCTGCACGGTGGATGAGGAATTCACCCACATCGGGTCGTCGGCGCTGGCCCTGAATACGCGTGGGGCCGATCTCGCGGTGATCGCCGAGCCAACCCTGCTCGACCTCGTCGATCGCCACAAAGGGGCCGTTCGGTGGAAGATCAGGACCGCCGGCGTGGCCTGCCACAGCTCGACTCCGCACCTGGGCGACAACGCGATCTACCGGATGGCCGGAGTGCTCGACGCGCTCGCGGAATATGCCGGCGAGCTGGCACGGTCGGAGCCCGACAAGGTTCTCGGGCCGCCGAGCCTGTCGGTGGGGCGGATCGATGGGGGGCTGAGCGTCAACGTCGTACCAGACTGGTGCGAGATCGACATTGACCGGCGCCTGATCCCCGGCGAGACCGGCCCCGACGCGATTGGAAGGGCCGAGAGCTACGTGAAAGCCCACATCGCCAGGCCCGATCTCGTGGAATTTCTGCCGCCCTGGGTGAACATGCCCGCGCTCTGCCCCGACGCCGAGCGACTTGGCCCCTGGCTCAACCCATTGAAGGCCGCCATCCAGTCGATCCGTGGCGTCGCGCCCAGCGTGCACGGGGTGCCGTTCGGGACCGACGCGGGCCCGATCGGCGCGACGGGGCTCCCGTGCGTCGTCTTCGGCCCCGGGGATATTGCCCAGGCTCACACGAAGGATGAGTGGGTGGATCTCGACCAGGTGAGGGCCGCAGCAGAAATCTATCACGCGATGGCAATCGAGGTGGGCCGGGCCGGTCGCTGA
- the efp gene encoding elongation factor P, whose product MMIKANDIRRGMVITMEGTDYVVVDFAHHTPGNLRAMVQTKLRNMKTGTLIDKRLRSVDQIEVPYVETKEYEYLYSAGDEHVFMDSETFDQISFSPEILGTAMQYLLPNNKVMVKYVADKAVSIEVPASIDLVVTDTPPSMQGATATNQYKEATLETGLKVQVPPFITPGTKIKIDTRTGEYVERVTK is encoded by the coding sequence ATGATGATCAAGGCAAATGACATCCGTCGGGGAATGGTGATCACGATGGAGGGGACCGATTACGTGGTGGTCGACTTCGCCCACCACACCCCGGGCAACCTCCGCGCGATGGTCCAGACCAAGCTGAGGAACATGAAGACGGGCACCCTGATCGACAAGCGGTTGCGCTCGGTCGACCAGATCGAGGTCCCCTACGTCGAGACGAAGGAGTACGAATATCTATACTCCGCCGGCGACGAGCACGTCTTCATGGACAGCGAGACCTTCGACCAGATCTCCTTCTCGCCCGAGATCCTGGGCACGGCGATGCAGTACTTGCTGCCCAACAACAAGGTGATGGTCAAGTACGTCGCCGACAAGGCAGTTTCCATCGAAGTGCCTGCCTCTATTGATCTTGTGGTCACCGACACCCCCCCCTCGATGCAGGGTGCGACGGCGACCAACCAGTACAAGGAAGCGACGCTGGAGACCGGCCTCAAGGTGCAGGTCCCGCCGTTCATCACCCCCGGCACGAAGATCAAGATCGACACCCGCACGGGTGAGTACGTCGAGCGCGTGACCAAGTAA
- a CDS encoding class I SAM-dependent methyltransferase — MSGIDEIPPSWRMPEGVDASLWTYARSVRLAAEEDSYFDGHPLFRVDRQFLLDRLTEPGRLVDLGCGAGRLTLEFARRGFDAVAVDLSRPMLRQVGAKGASEGLDVPRVEANLCHLPFGADEFDSALLMFSTLGMVRNEQARDRVLEEAARVLRPGGRLFLHAHNLWLNLHDPQGRAWLIGRGFRSLARKAGRGDRTMTYRGIAGMTVHLFTWGELSSAIGRAGLVIEEALPINEITAEPIKRPGFFPSIRAGGWLVVARKPGA, encoded by the coding sequence ATGAGCGGAATCGACGAGATCCCCCCCTCGTGGCGCATGCCCGAGGGGGTGGATGCCTCACTCTGGACTTATGCGCGATCGGTGCGGCTCGCGGCGGAAGAAGACTCCTACTTCGACGGCCACCCCTTGTTCCGTGTCGACCGCCAGTTCCTGCTCGACCGACTGACCGAGCCTGGTCGGCTCGTCGACCTGGGATGTGGCGCGGGCCGCCTCACGCTGGAGTTCGCCCGCCGTGGCTTCGATGCCGTCGCGGTCGACCTGAGCCGGCCGATGCTGCGTCAGGTCGGTGCAAAAGGGGCGAGTGAGGGCCTGGACGTCCCCAGGGTCGAGGCGAATCTCTGCCACCTGCCGTTCGGTGCGGACGAGTTCGACTCCGCCCTGCTGATGTTCAGCACCCTGGGGATGGTCCGAAACGAGCAGGCGCGGGATCGCGTCTTGGAGGAAGCCGCGCGCGTCCTCCGCCCTGGAGGTCGGCTCTTCCTGCATGCGCACAACCTCTGGCTGAACCTACACGACCCGCAGGGGCGAGCCTGGTTGATCGGCCGAGGGTTCCGATCGCTGGCCCGGAAGGCCGGCCGGGGCGACCGGACGATGACCTATCGGGGGATCGCCGGGATGACGGTCCACCTCTTCACCTGGGGCGAGCTTTCATCGGCGATCGGTCGGGCCGGGCTGGTCATCGAGGAGGCCCTGCCGATCAACGAGATCACGGCCGAGCCGATCAAGCGGCCAGGCTTCTTTCCCTCAATCCGCGCCGGTGGGTGGCTCGTCGTGGCTCGCAAGCCGGGGGCCTGA
- a CDS encoding 3-hydroxyacyl-ACP dehydratase FabZ family protein, which yields MRFVLIDRIIEIESGRSLVALKNLSLAEEYLADHFPGFPVMPGVLMLEALTQAGAWLLREMEDFEYSVVVLKSAKTIKYGSFVEPGRQLSIKVELLSQEGRDAVFKGTGTVEGQSVVQGKFTLTRYNLREKSPGLYATDAALVAHLRDLYSNLLKGSVGSKAMTRIVVQPQATTTT from the coding sequence ATGCGTTTCGTGCTCATTGATCGCATCATCGAGATCGAGTCGGGCCGGTCGTTGGTGGCCTTGAAGAATCTTTCGCTCGCGGAAGAGTATCTGGCCGACCACTTCCCCGGTTTCCCGGTGATGCCGGGCGTCTTGATGCTCGAGGCATTGACTCAGGCCGGCGCCTGGCTCCTGCGTGAGATGGAAGACTTCGAATATAGCGTGGTCGTCCTGAAGTCGGCGAAGACGATCAAGTACGGAAGCTTCGTCGAGCCCGGACGGCAGCTCTCGATCAAGGTCGAGCTGCTCTCGCAGGAAGGCCGCGACGCCGTCTTCAAGGGGACGGGCACGGTCGAGGGGCAGTCGGTGGTGCAGGGGAAATTCACCCTCACGCGCTACAATCTCCGGGAGAAATCTCCCGGACTTTACGCGACCGACGCCGCCCTGGTCGCCCACCTTCGCGATCTCTACTCCAACTTGCTGAAGGGGTCGGTCGGCTCCAAGGCGATGACCCGGATCGTCGTCCAGCCTCAGGCCACGACCACCACCTGA
- a CDS encoding M28 family peptidase: MGRFRPLDGMIQLLAVVAVAAMIGETSRAEAPRPELDRLRNHVEVLASPAFEGRRGAGARKAEAYVLDAFKKLGLEPLFGDSFTQDVPDNDPARIIGRNVGVVMRGSDPALRDEYVMLAAHYDHLGVRDGVLYPGADDNASAVAMLLETSRSFVEADVKPRRSVIFMAFDLEEFGLFGSRYFAAHPPMPLEQIRLFITADLIGRSLGGVCERDLFVIGAENSPGVRPWIEEASVGRDLRVGQLGADVLVLDRSDYGPFRSRKVPFLFFSCGESPDYHKPTDLAETLNYPKLAEVSRVMHDVVRKASLADSISGWVATPSNTLDEAVTVRDILTTLLKHETKLSVGAAQKYLMKATLRTLEDAIGRGTLTPEERARMVQVVRLVMFSVL; the protein is encoded by the coding sequence ATGGGACGATTCCGACCGCTCGACGGGATGATCCAACTGCTGGCGGTGGTCGCGGTCGCGGCGATGATCGGCGAGACGTCTCGCGCCGAGGCTCCTCGTCCGGAACTCGACCGACTGAGGAATCACGTCGAGGTCCTCGCCTCGCCCGCCTTCGAAGGTCGACGTGGGGCAGGGGCCCGCAAGGCCGAGGCTTACGTGCTCGACGCCTTCAAGAAGCTGGGCCTCGAACCGCTCTTCGGCGACTCGTTCACGCAAGACGTCCCCGATAACGACCCCGCACGTATCATCGGCCGCAATGTCGGCGTGGTCATGCGCGGCTCAGACCCGGCCCTTCGTGATGAGTACGTCATGCTCGCGGCGCATTACGACCATCTGGGGGTACGCGACGGCGTCCTCTATCCGGGTGCCGACGACAACGCATCGGCCGTGGCGATGTTGCTGGAGACGTCCAGGTCGTTCGTCGAGGCCGACGTGAAGCCGCGCCGGAGCGTCATCTTCATGGCGTTCGACCTGGAGGAGTTTGGCCTATTCGGATCCCGCTATTTCGCGGCGCACCCGCCCATGCCGCTGGAACAGATCAGGCTGTTCATCACCGCCGACCTCATCGGCAGGTCGCTCGGAGGGGTCTGCGAGCGTGACCTCTTCGTCATCGGCGCCGAGAACTCACCCGGCGTTCGCCCCTGGATCGAGGAAGCGTCCGTGGGCCGCGACCTGCGGGTTGGGCAGCTCGGGGCCGACGTCCTGGTCCTCGACCGTAGCGATTACGGCCCGTTCCGGAGCCGCAAGGTGCCGTTCCTCTTCTTCTCCTGCGGCGAGAGCCCCGACTATCACAAGCCGACCGACCTGGCCGAGACCCTGAATTATCCCAAGCTGGCCGAGGTCAGCCGGGTGATGCACGACGTCGTCCGCAAGGCCTCGCTCGCCGATTCGATCTCGGGCTGGGTCGCAACCCCGTCCAACACGCTGGACGAGGCGGTCACCGTGCGCGATATCCTCACGACGCTCCTGAAGCATGAAACGAAGCTGAGCGTCGGCGCGGCCCAGAAGTACCTGATGAAGGCGACGTTGCGCACGCTCGAAGACGCCATCGGCCGGGGGACCCTCACCCCCGAGGAACGTGCCAGGATGGTGCAAGTCGTCCGGCTGGTGATGTTCTCGGTCCTCTAG
- a CDS encoding beta-ketoacyl-[acyl-carrier-protein] synthase family protein, which translates to MARNDRRVLITGLAVISPVGIGAEAYRASLAERRGGIGPIRSFPVAGLPSSAGGEIANFRARDHAVPKHAKALQKSLKYMARDIQLAVAGAELAMADAGLIDGGVDPTRIGLDLGAGLIATDLDELAPAMQKAFPNGKTLDYKAYAREGIPLIPPIWLLKYLPNMLACHISILMDCQGPSNSITENEAASNLAIGEATRIIQRGRADVMIAGGADTKIHPMSLVRIGLAEQMSNWAGDPAAACRPFDKDRAGIVPGEGAGILILEEAEHAARRGAKVYGEILGAGSGCDAHPAGGQDPEGKGTEVAILAALRDAGLKPSDIGHVNAHGSATRISDLAEARAIRRIFGDGQSVPVTALKGYMGNLVSGCGVVEAIGSLLGVNSGWIPSVLHCDEQDPECGLDLVLGQSRPTDNPIFVNTNLTRNGQAAALVIRGQRSSG; encoded by the coding sequence ATGGCCCGCAACGACCGCCGAGTCCTCATCACCGGCTTGGCCGTGATCAGCCCCGTCGGCATCGGCGCCGAGGCCTATCGCGCCAGCCTTGCCGAACGTCGAGGTGGGATCGGTCCCATCCGCTCGTTCCCCGTCGCGGGCCTGCCCAGCTCCGCTGGCGGCGAAATCGCCAATTTTCGCGCCCGCGATCACGCCGTCCCCAAGCACGCCAAGGCCCTGCAAAAGAGCCTGAAATACATGGCGCGTGACATCCAGCTGGCCGTCGCCGGGGCCGAGCTGGCCATGGCCGACGCCGGCTTGATCGATGGCGGCGTCGATCCGACCCGGATCGGGCTCGACCTCGGTGCGGGGCTCATCGCCACCGACCTGGACGAGCTGGCCCCGGCCATGCAGAAGGCCTTCCCCAATGGGAAGACGCTCGACTACAAGGCCTACGCCCGTGAGGGGATCCCCCTCATCCCGCCGATCTGGCTGCTGAAGTATCTGCCCAACATGCTGGCGTGCCACATCTCGATCCTGATGGATTGCCAGGGGCCCAGCAACTCGATCACCGAGAACGAGGCCGCCTCGAACCTCGCCATCGGCGAGGCGACCCGGATCATCCAGCGCGGTCGGGCCGACGTGATGATCGCCGGCGGGGCCGACACCAAGATCCACCCGATGAGCCTCGTCCGGATCGGTCTGGCCGAGCAGATGAGCAACTGGGCCGGTGATCCCGCGGCCGCCTGCCGCCCATTCGACAAGGATCGGGCCGGCATCGTCCCGGGCGAAGGGGCGGGCATCCTTATCCTTGAAGAGGCCGAGCACGCGGCACGCCGCGGGGCCAAGGTCTACGGCGAGATCCTGGGCGCCGGTTCCGGCTGCGATGCCCATCCCGCCGGCGGACAGGACCCCGAGGGGAAGGGGACCGAGGTCGCCATCCTCGCCGCGCTCCGCGACGCGGGCCTGAAACCCTCCGACATCGGCCACGTCAACGCCCACGGCTCGGCCACCCGGATCTCAGACCTGGCCGAGGCCCGCGCCATCCGCCGTATCTTCGGCGACGGCCAGTCGGTGCCCGTGACCGCGCTGAAGGGCTACATGGGCAATCTCGTCTCGGGCTGCGGGGTCGTCGAGGCCATCGGCAGCCTGCTCGGCGTCAATTCGGGTTGGATCCCCTCGGTCCTGCATTGCGACGAGCAGGATCCCGAGTGCGGATTAGACCTGGTCCTTGGCCAATCGCGGCCGACCGACAATCCGATCTTCGTGAACACGAATCTCACACGCAACGGTCAGGCGGCCGCCCTGGTCATCCGGGGTCAGCGGTCGTCGGGCTGA
- a CDS encoding class I SAM-dependent methyltransferase: MQSQPESTLVVSPDDRLSSLDQSLSAQTPSTPQAAAPMGLLTRARLALKLAMWPGTNWVSRDKSKVIHHLLVGSDDQPVRTLDCGCGNAYFAYEAFKRGATCTGITIYDWERRKCEEMRDYLQVPEARMQFQVGRLDLFADDPSNHEKFDQVMMFDVIEHIMDARAALRQVHTLLDDDGFVYLTTPDRDWQGNASRGRVSRTEDGWHVRNGFTFEQLETVLEESGFEPIDRLRFGTNGSTLVTRLQHSVFRSWIDPLTVLFFPLLKLLSLVPGRDTHTIFVLARKRQI, encoded by the coding sequence GTGCAGAGCCAACCCGAATCGACCCTGGTCGTCTCGCCCGACGATCGTCTCTCCAGCCTCGATCAGTCCCTCTCCGCTCAGACTCCCTCGACGCCGCAAGCCGCCGCCCCGATGGGCCTGCTGACCCGCGCCCGCCTGGCCCTGAAGCTGGCCATGTGGCCGGGGACGAATTGGGTGAGCCGCGACAAGTCGAAGGTGATCCACCACCTCCTCGTCGGCTCCGACGACCAGCCCGTCCGAACCCTCGATTGCGGCTGCGGCAACGCCTACTTTGCGTATGAAGCCTTCAAGCGAGGTGCAACCTGCACCGGGATCACGATCTACGACTGGGAGCGGCGGAAGTGCGAGGAGATGCGGGACTACCTGCAAGTTCCCGAAGCCCGCATGCAATTCCAGGTCGGCCGCCTGGACCTGTTCGCCGATGACCCGTCGAACCACGAGAAGTTCGACCAGGTGATGATGTTCGACGTCATCGAGCACATCATGGATGCCCGTGCGGCCCTCCGGCAGGTGCATACCCTGCTCGACGACGACGGCTTCGTCTACCTCACGACCCCCGACCGCGACTGGCAGGGCAACGCGTCGCGCGGCCGGGTCTCGCGGACCGAGGACGGCTGGCACGTCCGCAACGGGTTCACGTTCGAGCAGCTCGAAACGGTGCTGGAGGAGAGCGGCTTCGAGCCGATCGACCGCCTGCGGTTCGGGACGAACGGCTCGACGCTGGTGACCCGGCTCCAGCACTCCGTCTTCCGCTCGTGGATCGACCCGCTGACGGTCCTCTTCTTCCCGCTCCTGAAGCTTCTGTCGCTGGTGCCTGGGCGTGACACCCATACGATCTTCGTCCTGGCGCGCAAGCGGCAGATCTGA
- a CDS encoding acyl carrier protein has protein sequence MPSHDEIYQKVQTTLVDALGVDEDDITPGATLQGDLGAESIDFLDIVFRLERNFGITIPRGELFPENVVSDPEMISGGKLTAKGLAEVKARMPYADLTEFASNPEVDRMGDLYTVEMLVQYVSSKV, from the coding sequence ATGCCTTCACACGACGAGATTTACCAGAAAGTTCAGACGACCCTGGTCGACGCCCTGGGCGTTGATGAGGACGACATCACCCCGGGGGCAACCCTTCAAGGTGATCTCGGTGCCGAGAGCATCGACTTCCTCGACATCGTCTTCCGCCTCGAGCGGAACTTCGGCATCACGATCCCCCGCGGCGAGCTCTTCCCCGAGAATGTCGTCTCCGACCCCGAGATGATTTCCGGTGGCAAGCTGACGGCCAAGGGCCTCGCCGAGGTCAAGGCCCGGATGCCGTACGCCGACCTGACCGAGTTCGCTTCGAACCCCGAAGTGGACCGCATGGGCGACCTGTACACCGTCGAGATGCTCGTCCAGTACGTCTCCAGCAAGGTCTGA
- the epsC gene encoding serine O-acetyltransferase EpsC, with translation MSTETRLKETLPALTERILETYEECGRIHHLGHTPLPSYREVVEILADLREIIFPGYGRRQNLHMGNVGYHVGDLIDSLHDRLTQQITRSMRHSCDSQDLETDFEAEAQLKAIRFLETIPELRNILSDDAQAAYDGDPAAKGLDEIIFCYPGLAAIAVFRIAHELYKLEVPLIPRMMTEYAHAKTGIDLHPGATIGRRFFIDHGTGLVIGETTQIGDGVKLYQGVTLGALSFPRDEKTGEILRNIKRHPTIEDEVVIYANATILGGKTVVGHHSVIGSSAWITRTVEPYTTVTIEDPRLRFRGTATKGPDDIQSVLDYQI, from the coding sequence ATGTCGACCGAAACGCGACTGAAAGAGACACTGCCCGCCCTCACCGAGCGGATCCTGGAGACGTACGAGGAGTGCGGCCGGATCCACCACCTCGGCCATACGCCGCTGCCCAGCTATCGGGAAGTCGTCGAGATCCTGGCCGACCTCCGCGAGATCATCTTCCCGGGCTACGGCCGGCGCCAGAACCTGCACATGGGCAACGTCGGCTATCACGTCGGCGACCTGATCGACTCGCTCCACGACCGCTTGACGCAGCAGATCACCCGGTCCATGAGGCACAGCTGCGATTCGCAGGACCTGGAGACCGACTTCGAGGCCGAGGCCCAGCTCAAAGCGATCCGGTTCCTCGAGACGATCCCCGAACTGCGCAACATCCTGTCCGACGATGCACAAGCCGCCTACGACGGCGATCCCGCGGCCAAGGGTCTCGACGAGATCATCTTCTGCTACCCGGGGCTCGCGGCCATTGCCGTCTTCCGGATCGCGCACGAGCTGTACAAGCTGGAAGTCCCCCTCATCCCCCGGATGATGACCGAATACGCGCACGCCAAGACCGGCATCGACCTTCACCCCGGCGCCACGATCGGCCGCAGATTCTTCATCGACCACGGGACGGGCCTGGTCATCGGCGAGACCACGCAGATCGGCGACGGGGTCAAGCTCTACCAGGGGGTGACCCTCGGGGCCCTCTCGTTCCCGCGCGACGAGAAGACCGGGGAGATCCTCCGCAATATCAAGCGGCACCCGACCATCGAGGACGAGGTGGTCATCTACGCCAATGCCACCATCCTCGGCGGCAAGACCGTGGTCGGCCACCACTCGGTCATCGGCTCCTCGGCCTGGATCACGCGGACCGTCGAGCCCTACACCACCGTCACCATCGAAGACCCACGCCTAAGGTTCCGGGGGACCGCCACCAAAGGGCCGGACGACATCCAGTCGGTGCTCGACTACCAGATCTGA
- a CDS encoding 3-hydroxyacyl-ACP dehydratase FabZ family protein has protein sequence MRWIWIDKFLEFRSGEFARAVKNLTLAEEHLHDHFPGFPVMPASLIIEGLAQTGGILVGEANNFTEKVVLAKIPRAEFFGVACAGDQLIYEVTLKDLREQGAFVEAKAFLNGELLADVEIFFAHLDKSRVNQIFGSKNFVFTQQMLTVLNLAKAQAAAKEVAAAAALTVPADGQADGVTPVPASTSNDGI, from the coding sequence ATGCGCTGGATTTGGATCGACAAGTTCCTCGAGTTCCGAAGCGGCGAATTCGCCCGAGCCGTCAAGAATTTGACGCTCGCCGAGGAGCATTTGCACGATCATTTCCCGGGATTCCCGGTGATGCCCGCCTCCTTGATTATCGAGGGGTTGGCACAGACCGGCGGAATCCTGGTCGGGGAAGCCAATAACTTCACCGAGAAGGTGGTCCTGGCGAAGATCCCTCGGGCCGAGTTCTTCGGCGTCGCCTGCGCCGGCGATCAGCTGATTTACGAGGTGACGCTGAAGGACCTGCGTGAGCAGGGCGCCTTCGTCGAAGCCAAGGCGTTCCTGAACGGTGAGCTCCTGGCCGACGTCGAGATCTTCTTCGCCCACCTCGATAAGTCGCGGGTCAACCAGATCTTCGGGTCCAAGAATTTCGTCTTCACCCAGCAGATGCTCACTGTCCTGAACCTGGCCAAGGCCCAGGCGGCGGCCAAGGAAGTGGCGGCCGCTGCGGCCCTGACCGTACCCGCCGACGGGCAGGCCGACGGGGTGACCCCCGTGCCCGCCTCGACGTCCAACGACGGCATCTGA